The following DNA comes from Brassica oleracea var. oleracea cultivar TO1000 chromosome C5, BOL, whole genome shotgun sequence.
TTTTTTGTTTGCATCCTGAGATAATAATGTGATCTTTTTAGATCCTGGGTTAGGTCAGTGAATCTGCTTAGGAGCTTTACTGTTCATTGCGTCATTTGGAGATAATAACTGATTGGTGGGTTTGTTATGTTTAAACTTATAAGCAGAGCTCCTTCTCGTCTAGTGTGAACAACGTGATAATGGGTAGTAGCGAGGTGGACAAATCTGGTGAAGAGAACGAACCCAAGACCCCTCCACCACCTTCTTCTGCTCCTGTTACTTCACAAGTTTGCATTTTGTTATCTATGGATGGATTCTACCAAAAGTGTGTTTGTTAGTGTTCATGCTTTGGTGTTTCTGTGTTTGTAGGAACCTTCTTCTGCTGTGGCTACTCCTGATTGGTCTGGTTTCCAGGTCTAGAAAGAGATTCCTTGTTTCTTTGTCTGCATTTTGGGTGTTATGTGGCTCATTTTTATGTTTCTTGTTTAACAGGCTTATTCTCCTATGCCGCCGCCTCATGGTTATGTAGCATCAAGTCCCCAACCTCACCCTTATATGTGGGGTGTTCAGGTAAACTTTGAGGGCTTATGTTGATATTTGCATACTTGGGAAGCATTATATTGGTCACTTGTGTAGGTTTCATCAAGCTAAACATAAGTATTTCGTTAGGCTCTCCATAACCATTGTGCGGACTAATGAAAATGTTCTATTTTTTTTTTTTCTTTCTTCTTTTTGTAGCATATGATGCCTCCTTATGGAACACCGCCTCATCCATATGTGGCGATGTATCCCCCAGGTGGCATGTACGCTCACCCTTCATTACCTCCGGTACTGCTCCGCTTTTTAGATCTTTTGGTTATGTGTTCAAGTTAGTGAATGTTTATGTTATTTCTGTTAAACGTTTTGTTTCCGTGCTGCAACAGGGATCTTATCCATATAGTCCCTATGCAATGCCTTCTCCTAATGGAATGGCTGAAGCTTCAGTGAGTTATCCATTTTCTTAATAAGGTTCTGTGTCAATTCGAATGGGATTTTGATCGAGGAATGTCTTTTGGATTCTCAGGGAAATACTGGAAGCGGTGTGGAAGGTGATGGTAAACAAGCTGAGGCGAAGGAGAAGTTACCAATCAAAAGATCAAAAGGAAGCTTGGGAAGTTTGAATATGATTATAGGAAAGAAGAATGAGGCTGGAAAAAACTCAGGAGCATCAGCTAATGGAGCTTGTTCTAAAAGGCATGTCACTTCATGATTGTAATGTCATTGTATTATATATTTGCTGAAACTGGCAGTTTTTTGTTTGGTTTTTACAGTGCTGAGAGCGGTTCTGATGGTACAAGTGAAGGAAGTGATGCAAATTCACAAAATGTAAGT
Coding sequences within:
- the LOC106343168 gene encoding transcription factor HBP-1a, producing MGSSEVDKSGEENEPKTPPPPSSAPVTSQEPSSAVATPDWSGFQAYSPMPPPHGYVASSPQPHPYMWGVQHMMPPYGTPPHPYVAMYPPGGMYAHPSLPPGSYPYSPYAMPSPNGMAEASGNTGSGVEGDGKQAEAKEKLPIKRSKGSLGSLNMIIGKKNEAGKNSGASANGACSKSAESGSDGTSEGSDANSQNDSGSRHNGKDGETASDSAQGPPRNGSNQPVNQIVPVTPVSATGVPAPPTNLNMGMDYWSGHGTTVPGVVVDGSQSQTWVQDERELKRQRRKESNRESARRSRLRKQAECDELAQRADVLNGENASLREEINKLRSQHEELVAENSALKNRFSTVRSLEGVNLDGKEQEPETSTRQDVAETTRGSYNNSA